Proteins found in one Toxotes jaculatrix isolate fToxJac2 chromosome 18, fToxJac2.pri, whole genome shotgun sequence genomic segment:
- the LOC121198368 gene encoding nucleoside diphosphate kinase B-like: MERTFIAVKPDGVQRGLCGEIIKRFEQRGFRLVAAKFLQASEDHMKKHYLDLKDMPFYAGLCKYMASGPILAMVWEGQNIVKLVRMMLGETNPADSKPGSIRGDLCINIGRNIIHGSDTLENAKTEVDLWFKAEEFVSYTPCAQPWLYE; the protein is encoded by the exons ATGGAGCGTACCTTCATCGCTGTGAAGCCCGATGGCGTCCAGAGAGGACTGTGTGGTGAGATCATCAAGCGCTTCGAGCAGAGAGGCTTCAGGCTGGTTGCTGCCAAATTCTTGCAG gcctCTGAGGACCACATGAAGAAGCACTACCTGGACCTGAAGGACATGCCTTTCTATGCTGGACTCTGCAAGTACATGGCCTCTGGACCCATCCTCGCCATG gtgtgggaGGGTCAGAACATTGTGAAGCTGGTCAGGATGATGCTGGGTGAGACCAACCCCGCTGACTCCAAGCCCGGCAGCATCCGTGGAGACCTGTGCATCAACATCGGCAG GAACATCATCCACGGCAGCGACACCCTGGAGAACGCCAAGACCGAGGTTGACCTGTGGTTCAAGGCCGAGGAGTTCGTCTCCTACACCCCCTGCGCCCAGCCCTGGCTGTATGAGTAA